From a single Methanofollis sp. W23 genomic region:
- the frhB gene encoding coenzyme F420 hydrogenase subunit beta: MVLGNYKSVVAARSTDNEILKGAQDGGIVTQLFAYALEEGIIDGAIVAGPSDEPWKPEPVIATSKAELLAARGTRYTLSPNISLLKEATRSYGLDRIGIVGTPCQMQAVRKAQLYPIGMRDVPDKIALAVGIFCMENFPYQGLEAMVEDHCNVKLESVKKLDIGKGKFWAYTERGAVAQIPLKVTHKYEQPGCHVCLDYVSNLADVSTGSVGAPDGWSTVFVRTKNGENAWSKAIGAGCFETKPIEEVKPGLDLVKKLATDKITKNQKTLDERATFGVGKGLRNPYL, encoded by the coding sequence ATGGTACTCGGTAATTACAAGTCTGTGGTTGCGGCACGCAGCACTGACAATGAGATCCTGAAGGGTGCCCAGGACGGCGGCATCGTCACCCAGCTCTTCGCGTACGCGCTTGAAGAGGGGATCATCGACGGCGCCATCGTCGCAGGGCCTTCTGACGAACCCTGGAAGCCAGAGCCGGTCATTGCGACCAGCAAAGCAGAACTTCTCGCGGCCCGCGGGACCAGATACACCCTCTCCCCGAACATCTCCCTCCTCAAGGAGGCGACCCGCAGTTACGGTCTTGACCGGATCGGTATCGTTGGCACCCCGTGCCAGATGCAGGCGGTCCGCAAGGCCCAGCTCTACCCGATCGGGATGCGGGACGTCCCTGACAAGATCGCCCTTGCAGTCGGGATCTTCTGTATGGAGAACTTCCCGTACCAGGGTCTTGAGGCGATGGTCGAGGACCACTGCAATGTCAAACTCGAGTCGGTCAAGAAACTCGACATCGGGAAGGGCAAGTTCTGGGCCTACACCGAGCGCGGTGCGGTCGCCCAGATCCCGCTCAAGGTTACGCACAAGTATGAGCAGCCTGGCTGTCATGTCTGCCTGGACTATGTCTCCAATCTTGCGGACGTCTCGACCGGATCGGTCGGCGCCCCAGACGGCTGGAGCACGGTCTTTGTCAGGACCAAGAATGGTGAGAACGCCTGGTCGAAGGCAATTGGTGCAGGATGCTTCGAGACCAAGCCTATCGAGGAGGTCAAGCCAGGTCTTGACCTTGTCAAGAAGCTTGCGACCGACAAGATCACCAAGAACCAGAAGACTCTGGATGAACGTGCGACCTTTGGCGTGGGCAAGGGTCTGCGCAACCCTTACCTCTAA
- a CDS encoding PAS domain S-box protein, producing the protein MLLISGQAEMRTYGAAKVYTASQRLPISALLEYSSDLIVVLDDEARVLQINAPFLSFSGMKKEDLLGTPVTSSGLPIITTPLVLSVLEDRPIGEVVVPEVAWGDESIFRAKILPTTFEEGGHGTTIILEDLTEMKKTWRVRTFLANIVESTEDAVIGKDLDGKVVSWNQGAERLYGYTSHEMMGQTLDRLVPPEKKDEIQTVQEEIEVGRSIDRLETVRFRKDRSRVDVAISVSPVRDEGGRVVGASTIARDISTQKHAEEEQRLHTEETAFLSRTAMAFVEMEDDDEIFGFIGRQIQTLLPDAAVVVSSYAREEGEFSVEAVMESEGEDEGRAHGLYGGHYPMTPEIRAYGESRLYEKVSLPGYPAAEMRYGGEGHMYAPLISHETFLGNVVVLADQGEVTRKRAVIEAFIRQSAVALHRRHARLALKRSRERARTLLDASFDLVVLTNPEGEVLAVNERAGRFFKRTGKNEAGPLYAALDGMQEGVLREGRPAKSEVRACGKIFEVSMTPVRVVDGTVHEVATFFRDITLEREAQEESRRTNRQLADIIEFLPDATVVVDAAGQVVAWNRAMEEISGVRKEAIIGEGGHAYAVPFYGERRPVLLDLVGTGDAPPPGYLQFERLGDTVVGSAYCPAAKRGAGVHVWGKATALFDDTGERIGAIEAVRDIGPLVEADMALRRSEEEYRALVEQASSVILSLDPEGRVLFLNAFAEQCFGYTREEVIGRDVVGLITPEVESSGRDLRALVHSICTAPEQFQTCENETVTRDGRRLWFSWTNHAVYAPDGRLKGVTCIGNEITERRDLERALESARHDLKSVVQVLAQAAADHLVVRPGEIEPAATPPEEIRAALKKGTPVRDESEEGEQRWYIPLTDWGGEGPAVLAVVLPLSEQARGCESSQKKVL; encoded by the coding sequence ATGCTCCTGATCTCGGGCCAGGCAGAGATGCGCACCTATGGGGCTGCCAAGGTCTACACCGCCTCCCAGCGCCTTCCCATCTCCGCTCTCCTTGAATATTCCAGTGATCTGATCGTAGTCCTTGATGACGAGGCCCGGGTCCTCCAGATCAATGCCCCGTTCCTCTCGTTCTCAGGAATGAAGAAGGAAGACCTCCTTGGAACCCCGGTTACGTCGTCCGGTCTCCCGATCATCACCACCCCCCTGGTGCTCTCGGTCCTTGAGGACCGCCCCATCGGCGAGGTGGTGGTCCCTGAGGTGGCATGGGGGGATGAGAGCATCTTCAGGGCCAAGATCCTCCCGACCACCTTTGAGGAGGGAGGACACGGGACGACGATCATCCTGGAAGATCTTACCGAAATGAAAAAGACCTGGAGGGTGCGGACCTTCCTGGCCAACATCGTCGAGTCGACAGAGGACGCCGTCATCGGCAAAGACCTTGACGGAAAAGTAGTGTCATGGAACCAGGGCGCTGAACGATTGTACGGATACACTTCACACGAGATGATGGGGCAGACCCTTGACCGCCTCGTCCCACCCGAAAAAAAAGACGAAATTCAGACTGTCCAGGAGGAGATCGAGGTGGGCAGAAGTATCGACCGGCTCGAAACGGTCCGGTTCAGGAAGGACAGGTCCAGGGTCGATGTCGCCATCTCGGTCTCGCCGGTGAGAGATGAAGGGGGGCGGGTGGTCGGAGCTTCCACCATCGCCAGGGACATCAGCACCCAGAAACATGCCGAAGAGGAGCAGAGACTCCATACTGAGGAGACCGCATTCCTCTCAAGGACCGCGATGGCGTTCGTCGAGATGGAGGACGACGACGAGATCTTTGGGTTCATCGGCAGACAGATCCAGACACTTCTCCCTGATGCGGCGGTCGTCGTCTCTTCATATGCCCGTGAAGAGGGGGAGTTCTCTGTCGAAGCCGTCATGGAGAGTGAGGGAGAGGACGAGGGGCGGGCTCACGGACTGTATGGGGGCCACTATCCCATGACGCCAGAGATCAGGGCATATGGAGAGAGTCGGCTCTACGAGAAGGTTTCCCTGCCCGGCTACCCTGCTGCAGAGATGAGGTACGGAGGGGAGGGGCACATGTACGCCCCCCTCATCTCGCACGAGACCTTCTTGGGGAATGTGGTGGTCCTGGCAGATCAGGGGGAGGTCACGAGGAAAAGAGCGGTGATCGAGGCGTTCATCCGCCAGTCCGCCGTGGCCCTCCACCGTCGACATGCCCGCCTGGCCCTGAAGAGGAGCCGGGAACGGGCCCGGACCCTGCTTGACGCTTCTTTCGACCTGGTGGTCCTCACCAATCCAGAGGGAGAGGTGCTCGCGGTCAACGAGCGAGCAGGCCGGTTCTTCAAGCGGACTGGAAAAAACGAGGCAGGTCCCCTCTATGCCGCCCTTGACGGGATGCAGGAGGGGGTCCTGCGGGAGGGGCGGCCGGCGAAGAGCGAGGTGCGGGCCTGTGGGAAGATCTTCGAAGTCTCCATGACCCCGGTCAGGGTCGTGGACGGAACCGTGCATGAGGTTGCCACGTTCTTCAGGGACATCACCCTTGAGCGCGAGGCGCAGGAAGAGAGCAGACGGACAAACCGGCAACTCGCCGATATCATCGAATTTCTTCCCGACGCCACCGTCGTCGTCGATGCGGCCGGGCAGGTGGTTGCCTGGAACCGGGCGATGGAGGAGATCTCAGGGGTCAGGAAAGAAGCGATTATCGGGGAGGGGGGACATGCCTATGCCGTCCCCTTCTATGGCGAACGCCGTCCAGTCCTCCTCGACCTGGTCGGAACTGGAGACGCACCGCCGCCAGGCTACCTCCAGTTTGAACGCCTGGGAGACACGGTCGTCGGGAGTGCCTACTGTCCGGCGGCAAAGAGGGGGGCAGGGGTCCATGTATGGGGGAAAGCCACGGCACTCTTCGATGATACCGGAGAGCGGATCGGGGCGATCGAAGCAGTCAGGGATATCGGCCCCCTTGTCGAGGCAGATATGGCACTCAGGAGGAGCGAAGAAGAGTACAGGGCGTTGGTCGAGCAGGCCAGTTCGGTCATCCTCTCCCTTGACCCCGAGGGCAGGGTGCTGTTTCTCAACGCCTTTGCCGAGCAGTGCTTCGGCTACACCAGGGAGGAGGTGATCGGGAGGGACGTGGTCGGCCTGATCACTCCGGAAGTGGAGTCTTCAGGCCGCGACCTGCGGGCCCTGGTGCACTCGATCTGCACCGCCCCTGAGCAATTCCAGACCTGCGAGAACGAGACTGTCACCAGGGACGGCAGGCGCCTCTGGTTCTCCTGGACCAACCATGCTGTATATGCACCGGACGGACGGCTCAAAGGGGTGACCTGTATCGGCAACGAGATCACCGAGAGAAGAGACCTGGAGAGGGCACTGGAGTCGGCGCGCCATGACCTGAAAAGTGTCGTCCAGGTGCTGGCGCAGGCGGCGGCGGATCACCTCGTGGTCAGGCCAGGGGAGATCGAGCCCGCGGCCACACCCCCAGAAGAGATCAGGGCGGCCCTCAAGAAGGGCACACCAGTCAGGGATGAGAGCGAGGAAGGCGAGCAGAGGTGGTATATCCCGCTCACCGACTGGGGAGGGGAGGGGCCGGCGGTCCTCGCGGTGGTCCTGCCCCTGTCTGAACAGGCGAGGGGATGCGAGAGTTCGCAGAAAAAAGTTTTGTAG
- a CDS encoding DUF2124 domain-containing protein — protein sequence MNAKEHLKGVPGILRPFKEYLDNAGLPEGAQIVYYGCPGTCTPFIELLTFAVRKLPLKHVFVPFLDEEKAREITPAPGIGMQISDQAGTLEPQVVVIMGGLAMPNIEVSAEETAAILANYPQARPVGVCFMSMFEKAGWTDRITFDLLIDATIDPVTIYQG from the coding sequence ATGAACGCGAAAGAACACCTCAAAGGAGTCCCAGGGATACTCAGGCCGTTCAAAGAGTATCTTGACAATGCAGGCCTCCCCGAAGGCGCGCAGATCGTCTACTATGGCTGTCCAGGTACCTGCACCCCCTTCATCGAACTCCTGACCTTTGCCGTCAGGAAACTCCCCTTAAAACATGTCTTCGTTCCGTTCCTCGACGAAGAGAAGGCGCGAGAGATCACGCCCGCACCAGGGATCGGGATGCAGATCAGTGACCAGGCTGGAACCCTGGAGCCGCAGGTGGTCGTGATCATGGGCGGACTTGCGATGCCCAATATCGAGGTCAGCGCAGAAGAGACCGCCGCCATCCTTGCAAACTACCCGCAGGCCAGACCTGTCGGGGTCTGTTTCATGAGCATGTTCGAGAAGGCCGGATGGACCGACAGAATCACCTTCGACCTCCTCATCGACGCGACCATCGATCCCGTGACCATCTACCAGGGATGA
- the ilvC gene encoding ketol-acid reductoisomerase, translating to MVEKYFDADADLGVLAGKRIAVIGYGSQGRGQALNLRDSGLDVIVGVRPGKSWENAIKDGIEVFQVADAVQQADVVQVLLPDEEQARAYLASIRPGLSAGKTLMFSHGFNIHYGQIVPPPDVNVVMVAPKGPGDLVRRLYEEGAGVPALIAVEQDAVGDARDVALAYAKGIGATRAAVFETTFREETETDLFGEQAVLCGGCSALIKAGFETLVANGYAPEMAYLEVCHELKLIVDLIYEGGLSEMRGVISNTARYGDLTRGPRVVGPEVYAAMQEVLEEIQDGRFAKEWILENQVNRPVFTALTRADEEHDLEVVGAEIRGVMPQFKKK from the coding sequence ATGGTTGAGAAGTACTTTGACGCAGACGCCGACCTGGGCGTGCTGGCCGGAAAACGGATTGCAGTCATTGGCTACGGGTCCCAGGGGCGCGGACAGGCGCTGAACCTCAGGGACTCGGGCCTCGATGTGATCGTCGGGGTGAGGCCGGGAAAGAGCTGGGAAAACGCCATCAAAGACGGGATCGAGGTCTTCCAGGTCGCGGACGCGGTCCAGCAGGCCGACGTCGTTCAGGTCCTCCTCCCTGACGAGGAGCAGGCGCGGGCCTATCTGGCGTCCATCAGGCCAGGGCTCTCTGCCGGCAAGACCCTGATGTTCTCCCATGGGTTCAACATCCATTATGGACAGATCGTCCCCCCGCCAGACGTGAATGTCGTGATGGTCGCGCCAAAAGGCCCGGGCGACCTGGTCAGGCGGTTGTACGAGGAGGGCGCGGGCGTGCCGGCGCTCATCGCCGTCGAACAGGACGCCGTCGGGGACGCGAGGGACGTCGCCCTTGCCTATGCGAAAGGGATCGGGGCGACGCGGGCGGCGGTCTTCGAGACCACCTTCAGGGAGGAGACCGAGACCGATCTTTTCGGGGAACAGGCGGTGCTCTGCGGCGGGTGTTCGGCCCTGATCAAGGCCGGGTTCGAGACCCTGGTCGCCAACGGGTACGCGCCTGAGATGGCCTATCTGGAGGTCTGCCACGAACTCAAGCTCATCGTCGACCTCATCTATGAGGGAGGGCTCTCTGAGATGCGCGGGGTCATCTCGAACACCGCCAGGTACGGCGACCTGACACGCGGGCCGCGCGTCGTCGGACCTGAGGTCTATGCGGCGATGCAGGAGGTGCTCGAGGAGATCCAGGATGGGCGGTTTGCAAAGGAGTGGATCCTGGAGAACCAGGTGAACCGCCCGGTCTTCACGGCCCTGACCCGCGCCGACGAGGAGCACGACCTCGAGGTGGTCGGGGCGGAGATCAGGGGTGTGATGCCGCAGTTCAAAAAGAAGTGA
- the frhD gene encoding coenzyme F420-reducing hydrogenase, FrhD protein — MLFREIVVVGCGNPLFADDGFGPAVVEELQKLDLPEKVKVIDGGLGGPHYLFTLMAHSDEPVKKLIVVDIADFGGKPGTLVRLTPEDLPPGSYRDVHSWNMVEPLQLLKDRVEIAIIGCQPKRVTEPNVELGLSDEVEKAIPKAVRHVLKEIGVDDGATIKVKADLGEEGTTPAQGGP, encoded by the coding sequence ATGCTGTTCCGAGAGATCGTGGTGGTGGGATGTGGGAATCCACTCTTTGCCGACGATGGCTTTGGCCCTGCAGTCGTTGAAGAACTGCAGAAACTTGACCTGCCAGAGAAGGTCAAGGTGATCGACGGCGGCCTGGGTGGCCCGCACTATCTTTTTACTCTGATGGCGCACTCCGACGAACCGGTCAAAAAATTGATCGTCGTCGATATTGCTGACTTCGGGGGAAAACCCGGGACACTTGTCCGCCTGACACCCGAAGACCTCCCTCCCGGCAGTTACCGGGACGTCCACTCATGGAATATGGTCGAGCCACTCCAGTTACTCAAGGACCGGGTCGAGATCGCGATCATTGGATGCCAGCCAAAGCGTGTGACCGAACCCAATGTTGAATTGGGTCTCTCGGATGAGGTTGAAAAGGCCATTCCCAAAGCGGTACGTCACGTACTCAAAGAAATTGGGGTGGATGATGGGGCTACTATCAAAGTTAAAGCAGATCTTGGGGAGGAAGGAACGACCCCGGCCCAGGGAGGCCCATAA
- the mptA gene encoding GTP cyclohydrolase MptA — translation MDLPDVQSTCPDVRINLTRVGVKNVKKLVEVSRPEKRPVVFISNFDVYVDLPGSLKGANLSRNFEVIDEVLQEAIDGKVTEIEELCSVVARKLLDHHEYAERTEIQMRSEFMVRRETPVSKTGCHEVVKVYARAVAKRNGGNPIIRKSIGAEVTGMTACPCAQDIMKDYAVHVMQDLEVEPEKIDAFFEKVPMATHNQRGRGFLCIETDDESHVSLESIINLLKASMSASIYELLKRGDENYVVMQAHSNARFVEDCVREMARRVVQEFGDLPGDSAILVRQTNEESIHQHDAYAERKATLAELINELNGE, via the coding sequence ATGGATCTGCCTGATGTACAGTCGACGTGTCCGGATGTCAGAATCAACCTGACGCGGGTCGGCGTAAAGAATGTAAAAAAGCTCGTTGAAGTGTCCCGCCCCGAAAAGCGTCCTGTCGTTTTCATCTCTAATTTCGACGTATATGTCGACCTCCCCGGAAGCCTGAAGGGTGCGAACCTCTCCCGCAACTTCGAGGTGATCGACGAGGTACTCCAGGAGGCCATCGACGGAAAGGTCACCGAGATCGAGGAACTCTGCAGCGTTGTCGCGAGAAAACTCCTTGACCACCACGAGTATGCAGAAAGAACCGAGATCCAGATGCGCAGCGAGTTTATGGTCCGCCGCGAGACCCCGGTCTCCAAGACTGGGTGCCATGAAGTCGTGAAAGTCTATGCACGTGCCGTTGCAAAGAGGAACGGGGGCAACCCGATCATCAGGAAGAGCATCGGTGCTGAAGTGACCGGCATGACGGCCTGCCCGTGTGCTCAGGACATCATGAAGGACTATGCGGTCCACGTGATGCAGGACCTCGAGGTTGAACCAGAGAAGATCGACGCCTTCTTTGAGAAGGTGCCGATGGCCACGCACAACCAGCGCGGGCGCGGCTTCCTCTGTATCGAGACCGATGATGAATCCCACGTCTCCCTGGAATCAATCATCAACCTGCTCAAGGCCTCGATGAGCGCCTCGATCTATGAACTCCTCAAGCGCGGCGATGAGAATTATGTCGTGATGCAGGCACACTCCAATGCCCGCTTTGTCGAGGACTGCGTCCGCGAGATGGCCAGGAGGGTGGTCCAGGAATTCGGCGACCTGCCTGGCGACTCCGCGATCCTCGTGCGTCAGACCAATGAGGAGAGCATCCACCAGCATGACGCCTACGCCGAGCGGAAAGCGACACTTGCCGAGCTCATCAACGAGCTGAACGGCGAATAA
- the frhG gene encoding coenzyme F420 hydrogenase subunit gamma, producing MVEKITVGHVHLSGCTGCLVSFADNYEGLFKILDDYADLVYALTLVDVRQIPEMDVALVEGSVCLQDKSSVEEIREAREKAKIVVALGGCAAYGNITRFCRGGQWNQPQMESYVPIGELIDVDLYIPGCAPTPQQIRNVCIMAYLLLKGTDEQKELAGAYLKPLMDLAQRGDEACGCDLMYDVINQGLCMGCGSCAAACPVRAVSMEYGKPNIDRDLCIKCGACYAQCPRSFFNFDVMNEFEGISELIKGVME from the coding sequence GTGGTAGAGAAGATTACCGTAGGACACGTGCACCTGAGTGGCTGTACCGGGTGCCTTGTGTCCTTTGCAGACAACTACGAAGGTCTCTTCAAGATCCTTGATGATTATGCAGACCTCGTGTATGCACTGACCCTTGTGGATGTCAGGCAGATCCCAGAGATGGACGTCGCCCTTGTCGAGGGGTCGGTCTGTCTCCAGGACAAGAGCTCAGTGGAAGAGATCAGGGAAGCCAGGGAGAAGGCAAAGATCGTCGTCGCCCTTGGTGGCTGTGCGGCATACGGGAACATCACCCGGTTCTGCCGCGGTGGCCAGTGGAACCAGCCTCAGATGGAGTCGTACGTCCCGATCGGTGAACTGATCGACGTCGACCTGTACATCCCTGGCTGTGCACCTACTCCCCAGCAGATCAGGAACGTCTGTATCATGGCTTACCTGCTGCTGAAGGGGACCGACGAGCAGAAGGAGCTCGCGGGCGCCTATCTCAAGCCGCTCATGGACCTTGCCCAGCGCGGCGACGAGGCATGCGGCTGCGACCTGATGTACGACGTCATCAACCAGGGCCTGTGCATGGGCTGTGGTTCATGTGCGGCGGCATGCCCGGTCCGTGCGGTCAGCATGGAATATGGCAAGCCAAACATCGACCGTGACCTCTGCATCAAGTGTGGCGCCTGCTATGCCCAGTGCCCGAGGAGTTTCTTCAACTTCGATGTGATGAACGAGTTCGAAGGAATTTCAGAACTCATAAAAGGAGTCATGGAGTGA
- a CDS encoding PspC domain-containing protein has protein sequence MAEKRLLRPREGRMIAGVCAALGNYFGVDPTWVRIAWAVLTLITQIIPGVVLYILAVIIIPEEEEGEEGVLDAEYAIKEEKKV, from the coding sequence ATGGCAGAGAAAAGGCTGCTCCGTCCCAGGGAAGGGCGGATGATTGCGGGGGTGTGTGCGGCGCTTGGAAACTACTTCGGTGTCGACCCGACATGGGTCAGGATCGCCTGGGCAGTCCTCACCCTGATCACGCAGATCATTCCGGGGGTCGTCCTCTATATCCTCGCCGTGATCATTATCCCTGAGGAGGAAGAAGGGGAAGAAGGCGTCCTTGATGCAGAATATGCGATAAAGGAGGAGAAAAAAGTCTGA
- a CDS encoding PLP-dependent aminotransferase family protein produces MVFGSKDAAALQYAATEGHLPLREFIAGRDRQRLGLEVGPEEILITSGSQQALDLIGKVVLDPGDAVATERPGYLGAIQAFSLYEPRCCPAPLEKDGPDLGALERGLDEQEVRLFYGVPNSQNPSEITPSREKREDITSLLDGTGTLFVEDDAYGGLRFSDRAMPPVKRYLPDTTILTGSFSKVAAPGLRVGWICAEPAILEPLVVAKQASDLHSSTLDQRIHRPISSEHRCRCACQGDLQGLRSALRFDNRPDR; encoded by the coding sequence TTGGTCTTTGGATCCAAGGATGCCGCCGCCCTCCAGTACGCCGCCACCGAGGGGCATCTGCCTCTCAGGGAGTTCATCGCCGGGCGCGACAGGCAGAGGCTCGGGCTTGAGGTCGGGCCCGAGGAGATCCTCATCACCAGTGGTTCGCAACAGGCCCTCGACCTTATCGGCAAGGTCGTTCTTGACCCAGGCGATGCGGTGGCGACCGAGCGTCCTGGATATCTGGGTGCCATCCAGGCCTTTTCCCTCTATGAACCCCGTTGCTGTCCTGCCCCTCTCGAAAAGGACGGACCTGACCTCGGTGCCCTGGAGAGGGGGCTCGATGAGCAGGAGGTCAGACTCTTCTATGGCGTCCCAAACTCGCAGAATCCCTCAGAGATCACCCCGTCGCGGGAGAAAAGAGAAGATATAACGTCTCTCCTCGACGGAACCGGCACGCTCTTTGTCGAGGACGACGCCTATGGCGGACTGCGGTTCTCAGATCGTGCTATGCCCCCGGTAAAGAGGTATCTCCCTGATACGACGATCCTGACCGGGTCCTTCTCGAAGGTCGCGGCGCCGGGACTGCGTGTCGGCTGGATCTGTGCGGAACCTGCGATCCTTGAGCCCCTCGTTGTGGCGAAGCAGGCGTCAGACCTCCATTCCAGCACCCTTGACCAGAGGATTCATCGCCCGATATCTTCTGAACACCGATGTCGATGCGCATGTCAGGGAGATCTGCAGGGTCTACGGTCGGCACTACGCTTTGATAACCGCCCTGATCGATGA
- the frhA gene encoding coenzyme F420 hydrogenase subunit alpha translates to MSKVVEISPTTRHEGHTKLVLKINDEGIVERGDWLSLTPVRGIEKLAVGKSMHQVPKIASRVCGICPIAHTLAATEAMEASVGCYVPEDAMLLRYILQCANRLHSHALHNILSLPDMYLPGTDTKINPFTPEEPVRSVALRIQKLREVGQTVGEIVGGEAIHPSNPRVGGMYKNITPRAREKIYDLAKEALPLARDHMEFMISVFKNFQNRDTVEVGGMEVPVPDTFGFHNQGYMATAPVYGSSSLDDDPTWFPERWTEVRPWDWYMGETEIDYDEPNYPIGGTTPAGNKAWPQMEACMGVPLYDGQPVEVGPRARMVQYRNFDLKGAMGLQIARQMEYMDCIYGMMEAADALNTSGKVLADEIPQGDGTLGWAANEAPRGSDVHLVKVKDGRVRWYSLLVPTTWNFPTCSRALEGAPWQLAEVIVRAYDPCVSCATHMLVVNEDKRIVAQKLIE, encoded by the coding sequence TTGTCGAAAGTTGTAGAGATTTCCCCAACCACGAGGCACGAGGGCCACACCAAACTCGTGCTCAAGATAAACGACGAAGGCATCGTCGAGCGTGGTGATTGGCTCAGTCTGACCCCTGTACGGGGCATTGAGAAACTCGCCGTAGGCAAGTCGATGCACCAGGTGCCTAAGATTGCCTCCCGCGTGTGCGGTATCTGTCCGATCGCCCACACGCTCGCGGCTACCGAGGCAATGGAAGCGTCGGTCGGCTGTTATGTCCCAGAAGATGCAATGCTCCTGCGTTACATCCTTCAGTGTGCGAACAGGCTACACAGCCACGCCCTGCACAACATCCTCTCCCTGCCCGACATGTACCTGCCGGGTACCGACACCAAGATCAACCCCTTCACTCCTGAAGAACCAGTCCGCTCGGTCGCCCTGCGGATCCAGAAACTCCGTGAAGTCGGGCAGACGGTCGGCGAGATCGTCGGCGGTGAGGCAATCCACCCGTCCAACCCCCGTGTCGGCGGGATGTACAAGAACATCACCCCACGGGCTAGAGAGAAGATTTACGACCTCGCGAAAGAGGCCCTGCCTCTTGCCCGCGACCACATGGAGTTCATGATCTCAGTCTTCAAGAACTTCCAGAACAGGGACACCGTCGAAGTCGGCGGCATGGAAGTGCCGGTTCCCGACACCTTTGGGTTCCACAACCAGGGCTACATGGCAACCGCCCCGGTCTACGGCAGTTCCAGCCTTGACGACGACCCGACCTGGTTCCCTGAGCGCTGGACTGAGGTCAGGCCCTGGGACTGGTACATGGGCGAGACCGAGATCGATTACGACGAGCCCAACTACCCGATCGGGGGGACCACTCCGGCAGGCAACAAGGCCTGGCCGCAGATGGAGGCCTGCATGGGCGTGCCCCTGTACGACGGCCAGCCGGTCGAGGTCGGGCCGCGTGCCCGTATGGTCCAGTACAGGAACTTCGACCTGAAGGGCGCGATGGGCCTCCAGATCGCCCGGCAGATGGAGTACATGGACTGCATCTATGGCATGATGGAAGCGGCCGACGCACTCAACACCTCAGGCAAGGTCCTTGCCGACGAGATCCCGCAGGGCGACGGCACCCTTGGCTGGGCGGCCAACGAAGCCCCGCGTGGCAGCGACGTCCACCTTGTCAAGGTCAAGGACGGCCGGGTCCGCTGGTATTCATTGCTTGTCCCGACCACCTGGAACTTCCCGACATGCAGCCGGGCACTTGAGGGTGCACCATGGCAGCTCGCCGAGGTCATCGTCCGTGCGTATGACCCGTGCGTCTCCTGTGCGACCCACATGCTGGTGGTCAACGAAGACAAGAGGATAGTGGCTCAGAAACTCATCGAGTGA